The Candidatus Nanopelagicales bacterium genome contains the following window.
CTCCTTGAGGCCGTAGGCGTGGCCATCGAGCTTCCTGCCGAGGGTGTGGTCCGGTGCGTTGACGAGGTCGGGATCGGCTTTGTCTTTGCGCGGGCATTCCACCCGGCGTTTCGGTTCGTTGGTCCCACCCGCAGCGAGATTGGCGTGCCGACGGTATTCAACATCCTCGGACCGTTGGCCAATCCGGCTCGACCGATCGCGCAGTTCGTCGGCTGCGCGAACGAGCGACTCGCGCCGGTGATGGCCGGAGTGCTCGCCAATCGGGGCACCGTCGGCATGGTCGTTCGTGGTGTCGACGGCCTCGATGAGGTGACGGTCTTCGATTCCACGGAAGTGTGGGACGTCCGCACACCCCAGGTTGAGCACGGGTCGATCACCTTGGCGGGTCTCGGGGTGACCAAGGCCCAACCGGGAGCGCTTCGAGGCGGTGACGCAGCCATGAATGCCAAGGTCATGACCAGCGTCTTTGCCGGAGACACGAGCGGGAACCTCGCCGCGGTTCGCGATGCGGTTGCCCTCAACGCGGCCGGAGCCCTGGTCAGTTGGGATGCCGCGACCGGGTCCGAGCCTGCGTCGGGCACTTGTGAACAGCACATTGCGGCGGCACTCCCGCGTGCCTATGAGGCCATCGATTCAGGTGCGTGCAGCGAGTTGCTGGACCGGTGGATCGCGGCCTCACAACAGGCGGCAGGATGACCAGCTGTGACAGAACTTCCTGATACCAATTCCCGGTGGCGCTGCGCTGCTTGCGGCAACCTCACCCGCTTCGACGTTGTCCGAACCGTGCGCTCCAACGAGTACTGGCATGCCGACCTCGCCGGAGAGCCGGTGATCGACGAACGCACTGTCCTGCGCGAAACAGTCGAGTCGGTGACGTGCCGCTGGTGCGGTGCCAAGGACTCGGTCGAGACAGTTCCGCGGGCTCAGCCGTGACCAGCCCCACTCCGGCGCAGCCGGCCACTTCGCCGGATGCGCGATCGCCGCTGGCAGGTGTCCGGATCCTCGACCTGACCCGGCTGTTGCCCGGGAATTTCGCGACGCTGCTGCTGGCTGGACTCGGTGCCGACGTCGTCAAGGTGGAGCAAATCGAAGGTGGGGACGGAATCCGTCACCTGCTCGGCTCGGGACATGGCGGTGAAGCGGCCGCGCATATGGTGCTGAACCGGGGCAAGCGCTCC
Protein-coding sequences here:
- the trpD gene encoding anthranilate phosphoribosyltransferase — its product is MSSETWPELIAQLLADHDLDAGQTNWAMTEIMAGQATPAQIAAFAVALRAKGETAAEVGGLVSAMLDEAIPLEIDEPTLDVVGTGGDQADTVNISTMSSVVAAAAGARVVKHGNRAASSQCGSADLLEAVGVAIELPAEGVVRCVDEVGIGFVFARAFHPAFRFVGPTRSEIGVPTVFNILGPLANPARPIAQFVGCANERLAPVMAGVLANRGTVGMVVRGVDGLDEVTVFDSTEVWDVRTPQVEHGSITLAGLGVTKAQPGALRGGDAAMNAKVMTSVFAGDTSGNLAAVRDAVALNAAGALVSWDAATGSEPASGTCEQHIAAALPRAYEAIDSGACSELLDRWIAASQQAAG